In Thermobaculum terrenum ATCC BAA-798, the DNA window TAGAGAATACTCGCCTTGACAACCCCTTAGAACCCTTCTTAATCTTGCTCGCCTGAGGCTCCCCTACCCAAATCAGGGTTACAAGAACTACAAGTGCTGCCCAAGTGGCTGCAGCTACGGCCAAATGCAACCCCTTCATTGCTGGCGAAGCCTTAGTCCAGATAGTGAACGCTCCTATGAATACCTGAGAAACATAAAATATGGCCAGTACATGTGTGGCCGACATTACCAAACGGTCGCCTCGCCTTTTTCTCCAAACCCCTATAGCAAGTAACAACATTAAAATGTCAGCCACACCAACAGCCAGACGATGACCAAAGTTCACCCATTGCAAGTAGTTTTGGGGAAGTATGTTAGCATCGCTACAATGGGGCCATGCAGGACAAGCTATATCTGCACCCTCTCCAATAACAGCCGACCCAGAGAAGAGAGCTATATACGTCCATATCAGAGTTGCAATAGCAAACCATTTTAACCATCCACTCTTCTCGCTGATAGGCACAGCGCCTATCCTAGCAAACAAAGCCAAGAGAATAGTCGAGCCCATGAGTATCATGGAGTTGCCCATATGGGCTGCTACCCATCCATGACCGACCTCAAAGATAACGGTCAGAGCACCCAATATAGCCTGTGCTATATAAGACACCGCGGCAAGGAGAGCAAAGACCAACAACCTACGGGGCTTTCGGAACCATAGTAGCGTTGAGAGCACTGTGAAAAGCATCAAGAAACCAACGAGCACAGCAAACAGCCTATGGTTCCATTCCACCATAGGATGAAACTCGAGTGGAGGAACCCACCGACCATTACACTTAGGCCAAGAAGCCCCACAGCCGGTGCCAGACTCGGTAACCCGGACTATACCCCCAAGGACTATAAGCATCCATACTGCGAAAGCGTTGAGTGCTGTTATGCGTTGGTACCAGTTTGGGGTAGTGCCATCACTATTAGCCCTATTGGCGAATAAGGTGCTCAGAACGCTCATATCTTGTATAGCCCCTTACAGCATGGTTATAAATACGCAAGAATATCATAAGGAAAAATTAAAGAA includes these proteins:
- a CDS encoding heme o synthase, whose translation is MSVLSTLFANRANSDGTTPNWYQRITALNAFAVWMLIVLGGIVRVTESGTGCGASWPKCNGRWVPPLEFHPMVEWNHRLFAVLVGFLMLFTVLSTLLWFRKPRRLLVFALLAAVSYIAQAILGALTVIFEVGHGWVAAHMGNSMILMGSTILLALFARIGAVPISEKSGWLKWFAIATLIWTYIALFSGSAVIGEGADIACPAWPHCSDANILPQNYLQWVNFGHRLAVGVADILMLLLAIGVWRKRRGDRLVMSATHVLAIFYVSQVFIGAFTIWTKASPAMKGLHLAVAAATWAALVVLVTLIWVGEPQASKIKKGSKGLSRRVFSRVPEPVRAYFALMKPRIIPLLLVPTIAAMLIAAVQHPPQGSLLGLMFWTVLGGILATGGAHSINNFLDRDIDAKMRRTRNRPVVTGRVSPERALWFGIFLSILALVEMWVFVNPVAAVLAILGNLFYVFVYTAWLKRTTTQNIVIGGAAGAVPPLVGWAAVTGDVGLPAILFFAIIFFWTPAHFWSLALVRQEDYKAAGIPMLPVVKGQEATMNGILKYAVLLLLSTILPFLTHSLGYIYLVVAISLGLLLVIRAIQLKLHPEIALAWRVFKYSNIYLAMLYAAMVIDRLIALR